In Macrobrachium rosenbergii isolate ZJJX-2024 chromosome 16, ASM4041242v1, whole genome shotgun sequence, a single genomic region encodes these proteins:
- the LOC136847519 gene encoding uncharacterized protein: MIFGRMMLVDAGAMHLVFPPSGEDRRHTLDPTTCLTTANGSPILSNGTKLLLISILGWRYSWELIIADVRTPLLGVDFLAHFSLAVDVGCKRLLDTQSCQSLHLSPGPREPVICSITPHQYGSLLKEFLEVFKPELRQMPGTPARHGIYHHIKTKGIPMHAKF; encoded by the coding sequence ATGATCtttggcaggatgatgttggtcgacgcTGGAGCCATGCATTtggtgtttccaccttcaggagaggaccgcagacatACGCTGGACCCGACTACCTGCCTGACAACcgcaaacgggtcccccatcctctccaaCGGCACCAAGCttctgttgatctccatccttggctggaggtacagctgggagctcatcatcgcggacgtcaggactccactcctgggggtggacttcctcgcccacttcagtctggcagtcgacgtcggctgcAAACGCCTGCtagacacccagtcctgccagtccctgcacTTGTcaccaggccccagggagcctgtCATCTGTTCCATcacgccccaccagtatggttccctcctgaaggagtttctggaggtcttcaaacccgagctccgccagatgcctGGGACTCCTGCCAGACACGGTATATACCACCATATCAAGACAAAGGGTATCCCAATGCATGCAAAGTTCTGA